GAGTATAGGGCTGCCGGTGTCCTTTTTTACGACGGTAGTTTTTTTTGGCTTTATACTTAAATACAATAATCTTTTTACCTTTTCCTTGGTAATCTGCTCTGCAAATTACCTTGGCGCCCGGAACCGTAGGAGAACCTGATTTAAATTCCCCATCCACCGAAACAGCTAAAACAGTATCAATTTCAACAGTAGCCCCGTCTTCCACCGGAAGCTTTTCTACCCGCAAAGCCTGGCCTTCCTCTACGCGGTACTGCTTGCCCCCGGTCTCAATAATTGCGTATCTCATTATACTCTCTCCTTCGCCAAATACTCGCCCGTAAAAGGTAGCCTGGCGGCTTTTAATACCTTGCCAGAGCGGTTTTGCAACGCTTTACAAGGATGAATTTTATCATAGCCACGTTTTTCTGTCAAGGCAAAACGATGAGCATTTTGGCAAATTATTCCAATAGATAAAGGTACTCGCTCACTTAGCGACTGCCTTTATTATAATGACTTCTTCCGCAGGAATGTCGCGGGGGCCTGTTTTAACCGCACTTATCTTTTCAATTACATCCATGCCCGAGATCACTCGTCCGAAAACAGTATG
This region of Syntrophomonadaceae bacterium genomic DNA includes:
- the rplU gene encoding 50S ribosomal protein L21, with the protein product MRYAIIETGGKQYRVEEGQALRVEKLPVEDGATVEIDTVLAVSVDGEFKSGSPTVPGAKVICRADYQGKGKKIIVFKYKAKKNYRRKKGHRQPYTQLVVESILV